The genomic DNA TCATCGGACTTCTCATGAGGTGACTATAAGactattgaactgtgccattggatGTAAGACCATTTTGACTTAAATTATCTGCCTGTTACTGAAACAAAAGTGAGTCCAGTTTAGACTAAAACTGAGTCCTGGTCCCAACCAAATTCCGGTGAACCAGGACTTAATTTTTTACCAAACTGAGACCTGGTAGAAaagctcttattttcacccttgcttaTTGATAATGGAATAAAGTACATACACATGTTGCACTGTTACTATAATGAATACATTGTATAACCTGCAATCAATAATGACCTTTACCTCTGATTATGAGGTTCCTTTAGAAAAGTTGACTGGGGAAAGTAATATCGTACTGGACAAATTGTGCCAGCCAATGAAGCTAACAATGCCAAGAGATGTCATGCGCAATCCACCACAACCAAACACCGTTTTAACATGTACATTATAATATTACATGGGACTGTTTGCAATTTAATCCTTGAAATGTCATGCTTTAGGCATGTGCGACGGAAACAAAAAATCCTGTTCAACAGATGACAGAGTTGCCAAGTAGGGTCCGTCAGTTGGGACATTTGTTTAAATTAATCAACTTCGTAGAacagtttgtttttattttgtcgcCTTATATAGACACTTTGATTGATCTATTCTTAAATGCTCCTGCTGTATTACTGTTCAGAGCAGAGCATTTCAGGGTAAAATAAGTGAAAGAAATCTCTAAAACCAATAACTTTAAGGATAATGTAGGTCAGATATTAGCAATATTGCTCAAATTTGTCACATTGCTATAGCTACTGTACATTCTACATGCTATCTAATACAGGATACAGACAAATGCTTTACAGAGAAAAGAACATTATACACTAGGCAGGGCCTTACTAAATATGTTTCTGCCAATGTAATTACCACTCTCTTTCCCCTCCTTTCACCCCTCCCTCAAAACTTACaaacctattcagtgatttgctcattcggaagactaggcctacatgtaaaacaGGGACCgccttttgaggagagccagagcaatcactctctactctccttaaatctgatgtGGGAGAGTGATTttaagctctccttagttgaccattctctccttacattctattgtaaatgctctaaacagctctccttgaaggatCTAGAAGAGctttttaatgctctcctgcaaattccaaggCAGTCCCTGCtaccaaaatcataaaaattcagattttagcacctttgttagtgtcatataaagctgtgtattaaggacaaaatgagacattttacatgaatctgtaatttcgcTATAAGTgtagaaattagctacatgtatttcctcttttttgccaaatttttcatttcaaaaatacatgaTGACaagtttaatgacttatccttcacttttaggcaatttatactttgtttaattttttttttacacttttattggaTCACTGAACAGAATTTTAACTGGGTGATTTTTCAAACATCCTTCATGCACAAACACTTTTCATCAAAATTTGTCTTTCATACAAGGTCAGGGACAACATTTTGACAGAAAATCCTTCGATTTGTTATTTTTAACAACCGTTAGGGAGGATATTGTCTCgctagggagagcgtggcgcaatggttagagtacttgcctttagtgcatgaggtcccgggttcgattcacggcggtggcgatttgctgggatattgacttggaaaaaaaaaagtctgaaattaattggcaacatctgtagattaaattcagacttccgctctccccatggttcatttagaattgggtaaatgaatcatgaaagtactccgtccttttacgttaagccgtcggtcccgtgtgcagagagtcatacctgtacatgtatctcgcagccagtttcaaatggaccccaatggaaataagtttcaatagaggctttcttgggttatccagggttgtcaaaacccaaacaaatcaaatcaaaaaaacaAGCGAACTCGGTAATATTACATCCTCAGTGGCATTACATACTATGATATGAATTGAAATCGAACAGCTATGTCTACGGAACTGAACCCTTTACAGTTTTCAtagaattcctttaaaaaattAACTTCCTATATCTTTATTTCACTGACATGCTGGCATGTCATGTATTCTCTAATCAGGCATCAGATCAGAAAAAACAGGAACTGACCCAAAAAACCCTGAAACAATGTGTGGAATAAAGTAAAAACACCCCAAAATGGCCTGAACAAAAATAATAAGCATGTGTAAATTTTagcaaaaaacctgaattcaggtttaaaccttaAAATTCTCAAATTGACAAAAGCGGATTATCAGTTTTCACATATGAACTCAATATACACTATAAGTATAGTTGGAGGGTGTGgcttttttctttaatatgttGGTCAGAGCTAGACCCTGTGAAAGCGTATATCAACAAAGCACCTGCAGACTATTCCGCAACCCTTAAATTATAATATTAGCAAGTTAGTACTTTTGTATGTAGACTTAAGTATATAATATAGCTGCTTTTTACTATGTACATAACTTGAAAGAATATCGGTAAGCCAGCATATaagtatttggctattccagttgaaatccatacaccccctatggaagacataaccttaatctcccacacagagggtgtgaatttcaaatgggattacctgaatggtttattccatttgaaatctacaccccttttatgtgaaattttatgCTCATATCTTCcattgggtgtatggattttaactggattagcccattgtTGGCAACACTAAGAAATACAAGGAATGGTAACATTTAGGAGTTGTATTTTGATGTTTAAGTGTTACTAATCAAAAATATACAtaatctttttattacaaaatcaaTTGTACAGTTAGGCctgggtgctcaatctcgccgattaactcttcggcgtgcccggaacctaagccgcagacccacgccgatgcacatatgctgagaaataaaatactgttgcgatatgcactaacaaaatgtgtgtctgctcgatgaaaaaccatgttcagtcacccgttcatcagcttgatcggcccaactcctgcatttctcgcaaccggcttataacacttgacaacaatagccttacaaattagtgtccttgagtgcgttgattctttgccggattatatcgactgatccgcaaacTGCTTACGTGGAGTAAACTCAAGtaggtactacaataaacattaatataaaggtttcgaataatgaatgacaaaccgcagaacaagaagatggcaagatgttgcgaactcgatgcccataactgctcgcgattTCGCAACCAGGGATATAGCTACACTATATTAATTTGTCGGCGTACTGCATCTTGAAACTGCAAGCCgcaggagagccatcgaaatgctctGAGACGAcgcagagttaatcggcgagattgagcaccgggGCCTTATTATCTTCCACACCACCAGGGCATAATAACCGGTAACGCATCGTATTTGCTACACAATCTAGCCAAATTGCTATGCAATCACACAAACATATGTCAtcggtatacataattattgctatataaataaaactttgtcacaattttgctatgcaaaattctGACACTAAATTATACCCTGCACACCACTAGTGgggatttgcaaaataaaattccTAGATATTAGTCCAGACATAATGACTGCaatacatatgtgacatgatcaaagggaatgagtcacatgtcggtcctggtcgaaaatgagctGTACACACGTTTCTAAAGAggatatttagagctttcagaaactgaaaaccccatgttgatacgacttttctttgtgaagttacgtcaatttatcaatcgctgaaaacaatacaaaacaaaagaattttaacactttctttgccaatatttcaaaatcaatattagcgacatccaactcatttcccttgatcgtgcaCATATTAGAATTTGCATGTTCAATTTGCACATATTTTCCTTAGAAAATCACTGAGCACCACAAATAGTATGCATGGCTTGCAGATGAAAACATTCAGAAACACTGAGTGCATTAAAAATGATGCGACGGCACTGGTGGTGTGGAATCATTCTGAAGTTGTGATTGACAATGACACTGCACCTAACGTACACACAAAAGAGATTTACCCAGAATTTAAGACATGCTGTCAAATGATCGAGTTGTATTCATTGTATTCTTTGAAGTCATCAATACAAAACAAACCCAAACAACGCAAGTTGTGGTTTAGAGTGTGGTATGTGCTAATCACATAGGCCTCTACACACTTTATAGATTGTCAATGACTGTGGCCCAAAATCACTCCATAAAAATTGGGTGCAGCACCAAGACTTATTGGGTGACTGGAGTATTGATGCAATGATTGGAACTTCATTGACACACACACTGACAAAAACAATGTTCACCTATATCGGAAGCTGAATTAATATTAAGATAATCTATTGGTGTTTGGGAAGTTTTTGGATCATAATTTTATTCTTTCCTGATGACTGGGGTGGTGAATGGCATAAGATGTCACTCACTGGCAGTTTTTCCATCTTTCAGCAGCTTTCACCCGCTGAGACAAATTCTTTATAAGCAGCCCACAATAAAGAATAATTCTTGATTACTATAAACCACACCTATTTAGGGCCTATACCTAAATACCAATGTACAGCTTTCCTTTACTGCCAatgtacactacgcaaaaaaagtttctttatggttaggaaatttacccactattaaaatctatcgattaattttgtacgtttgctaaataatcgcatgcgggtgattgtcctacGCATTTTGCACCTCAaacactactctacgacactcctgagaaaagatatgaatgtttaagtaacacgaggtcgaaaaatgaaaattgcaaataggcctattcaagttttcagcataaaagaacacaaaaaaacaacaaacatgccgataacattttttgtttaattgctgagtaCATTTctggcatcatactgccgcttgcaacttcacttgagattaatctctttctttaccagtctttcaatactttgtgtgtccaccgttggcttcccttgcagcagccacgcggcgtctcatgctcctaatgaggcgttgaatgttaccttgctcaaccccgttccactcgttgataacgatgcgatgcaatcccaccagagttgtatctgcctttatcttcttgttgactcgtctcttgtgctgatcccaaaggttctccaaggagTTAAGATCAGAGCTTCTGGAGTGTCTctattccttctgcttccaggtatgcagctgtaatcatgacctgttttgaatctcttttccaaatccatctctcaaaacgtaaatgttttagtacccactcacctttgtctttgatcattcatatgcacaataagcaaaggattatccaacatgcatcaattaaaatgctttaaattgaaattgaaaaggcaGGAATAATgtaaccgtcttggatcagtgaatcagctctaaaaccattgaataggcttctttgcaatttcatttttcgacctcatgttacttaaacatttatatcttttctcaggagtgtcgtatggtagtgattgaggtgtcaaaatgcgcaggacaatctcccgcatgtgattatttagcaaacgtacaaaattggtcgctatattttaatagtgggtaaatttcctaaccataaagaaactttttttgcgtagtttatttgTTTCTAAAAAGACACCCAAAGAATTAGAAATATGTTTTGGCTGTCATGCAATGCATGATGGCCAAAACACATTTCCAAATCATGCAAGACGTTTTTGACGCAGTAAACTTTGCAGAATAAACAAGTTTGCTTTTATTACAGGAGTAAAAAACAACCTTAATTGTTTACAAAAGAAACATCAACCTTAAGGCAGTGTTTTGACTGCAAACTAAACATTGTTCAAAAGCAAAGAAATCCATCAAAATGATGCTGCCCTGATATTCAGTATTATGCTTAGAGCTCTGGAATCCAGGAAACTAATAGACATTTTGGCATTTGAAGGGAAACTTTGTAATTTTAATAGAAATTATGCATAAAGCCCCCAGCATActtttcaaccaatgacaagtctttATTGTGtcagtttgtctgcaatgcgcgtgcgccacgccgctcagcggcaagcggcagggtagtatgaaaccagaaaTTTTGTTTCCCTATGTAAGAAATTATGCATAAGAAATTGTTGGAAGTTTGTTAGCCTTGGCTCATCTGGGgaaatacaaatattttgcagttctgtaaatatattacatttattccagaatataaaaataataaatctctaaccccatgagcactaccagCCAAATTATTGGCATCTAAGAGCTatattgattggttacaaagagggctacatcatgtattgagccaatcagagatatggtaagaaggGTTGAAGAGGATTAAGTTAAATTGGTAAGATatgagctctattttgattggttactcagatgtgtatatcatgtaattaaccaatcagagacatTGTAAGgaaggcagtagtgcccatggggcaAAGAATCCCTTAAATAATAACTATCAACCAATCACCATCAAGGCCCTGGGTATGGCGGTGGCGGCTCATCCACACTCTGTCCACCATCCTGAGGTGCCACTTCTGCATAGGGAGGTGGTGCCCCTGTAGTGATCACTGAAGGCACTGTAGAAGAGTCTGTCGGTAACAATGGAGCTGGCTCTGCAGAGAGCAGCGGTGCATCGTCACGTTCATGTTGGGCTGGTATAGCAATACCTTGATGTACCCGCGGTGCCAGGAACTGGATTGGGTTGCGTGGTAGCCCAGGGAAGCCTCGTAATCTTTGTTGTGGCGGTACTGGAACAAAAAATATGTCAACATGGATAAAATCATGAGATCTTTGGATTTGAATTGGGAGTAGATGTCAGTAGCCCAAAGTCAAGGCAACATTTGGTGTTTACCAAGCTAAAAAGAAGATTCCCAGGGCAATATGGTTGATTTCAGCCTGGTAGAGGGAGCTGGCCAGCCCGGTAAGACCCAGCCCGCCTTATTCGCACATTCTGGTGTACAAAAATGTACCCAAGCTCAATATTGTTCACTACTGATTTGGAGCCAGTGGTCATAATCAATACTTACAGTGGGAagtccaattgaatgaacgcagccttCAATAGCATGACAATTTTGTGCATAcattgcgcgatgtacgccagcgtgtgcgactgtgcgtgaatAACGTGGAAGTGAAGCCAACCATGGCAATGCACTCTTGATTcattagcattgtatccaaggtcgtgcgtttgtgtggtagtttgaaatacgcaatattaTGATCGTGATTGGagcgagtacagctgttgaaagctgtgttcattcaactggaattcctactataagtGCCTGTAACTAAAAGTGGTATTTTctttcatcattttctttctcACCAAAAGGCCAACCTCTGTAAATGATAATCCTAGGAACACTTATATACCAATCGCTACAACCAACTACATCCTGCAGCTTATATGCCATGCAGCTTATTCACTAGATATTACAGTATATGCTTACCTTGTACTGTGCGTACCACTACCACACGCCTCCTTCTTCTCTGCTTCACCACATAGAGCAGCATACCAAACATCATACCTAACACTATAATACCAATGGCTACAGACATAGCCACCAACATAGTACAGCTATGCTATGCAGCTTATACTCTACACATTACAGTATATGCTTACCTTGTACTGTGCGTACCACTACCACACGTCTCCTTCTTCTCTGCTTCACCACATAAAGCAGCATACCAAACATCATACCTAACACTATGACACCAATGGCTACAGGCATACCCACCCAAATAGTACAGCTATGCTATGCAGCTTATACTCCAGACATTACAGTATATGCTTACCTTGTACTGTGCGTACCACTACCACACGCCTCCTTCTTCTCTGCTTCACCACATAAAGCAGCATACCAAACATCATACCTAACACTATAATACCAATGGCTACAGACATAGCCAACCACATAGTACAGCTATGCTATGCAGCTTATACTCCACACATTACAGTATATGCTTACCTTGTACTGTGCGTACCACTACCACACGTCTCCTTCTTCTCTGCTTCACCACGTAAAGCAGCATACCAAACATCATACCTAACAGTATGACACCAATGGCTACAGACATAGCCACCCACATAGTACAGCTATGCTATGCAGCTTATACTCCAGACATTACAGTATATGCTTACCTTGTACTGTGCGTACCACTACCACACGTCTCCTTGTTCTCTGCTTCACCACATAAAGCAGCATACCAAACATCATACCTAACACTATGACACCAATGGCTACAGACATTGCCACCCATATAGTACAGCTATGCCATGCAGCTTATACTCCACACATTACAGTATATGCTTACCTTGTACTGTGCGTACCACTACCACACGTCTCCTTCTTCTCTGCTTCACCACATAAAGCAGCATACCAAACATCATACCTAACACTATGACACCAATGGCTACAGACATTGCCACCCACATAGTACAGCTATGCTATGCAGCTTATACTCCAGACATTACAGTATATGCTTACCTTGTACTGTGCGTACCACTACTACACGTCTCCTTCTTCTCTGCTTCACCACATAGAGCAGCATACCAAACATCATACCTAACACTATGACACCAATGGCTACAGACATTGCCACCCACATAGTGCCTGCATCCTCTACAAACTCTTGTGGTCCTACGTTGTCATTGTCAACATCCACCTGCCAGTTGTGGTCATCAAAATTATCAAAGATTGGTGGTAAAGTTGGAATTGGCCATGCATCAAAATTCACTGCAATAAATTCAAAAGTAGTCTTAGGTATGGAAACACAAATAGGCTGCACCAGGCCCGCGACACTCTGGAGCTAGTTTGAGGACATTACACATAACCATAACCAATCACAAAACAGATATATTTGTACAGATGGAAACGAACCAATATATACATCCTGTAGCGAGTCACATGGAAATATAAAAATCAGGCTGGTTTGCacgataatttattaatttatataaGAATCACATCCATATTACATATGGTATGTGTACTGTCATAATGGTTCTGCATGACCATCATGTCATGGATAATTTTATTCAAGACTCACATTTTTGCTCAAGCTGTTTTTGCTGTCCTCAACTTTGGTGTATATTGCATGCATGGTACGTATAGGCCGTTTGTACTGAGTGTCTTATCTCATAGTATAAGATCTCTGGCTGCGCTCTCAAGGCCTTAGCCAGCCATACGTCTGcccgtctttaagacgggctTATCTAATTTTAGACTGGTAGATTTAATTTTATAGATATGacagctctaaaacagatgattttaagggcaTATGAACTTGTAAGGAAGGCAGTAGTGCCCGTgggtgacatgtaaaggccaaattaGGTCATTATTTGaacccagtgacccttccatgggtatagacacgcTGTATTATTTTTGAGGTTCAAATTTTGGTACATAGATTGGACaagtggtttctgatttctggctaagactctttTTAATTCTGGGTGCACTGTCTGGCTGTGATATTTCCCCGCTTGGCTACAACATGGGTGGATAAGCCTTTTGTGCCAtagatcagagaagatgtaatgcaTTACACCCAATTCACTGGGTCTTGGATATGGATCTCAAGATATGTGGTTACAACACACTATAAAAGCACAGCCAAATGCACatgtaatgaaagacagagataaaaaaaactttATCACCTTGGAGATCATCGGTCAATCAAACTTGattgatcggcaccagataagtTGGCCTTCCTTTtatgcgctattaaccaatcaaggatcgtaatcgacagggacgtcagacgcgataaagtctttttatctctgtctttcattatagtagaGCTAACCTTGAGTTGGCCTTGCCTGGCTCCACTCATAAGAGCGCATCCAGAGCTGGGCGGCCCAGCTGGAGTGCACCCAAAAGAGGTAGTCTTTGTGATGTCAACGCctccatcttgtgggtacggagtgccttgttgctaagaccACCGTGTTGACTGAAGATGTGTGTCACGCGCTGCTAATTTTGCataatcgggggcgtaatgtctaacgcatgacatgcagaacggcagtacccacaagatggcagatCCCGGGGAAAAGGTTGACGGCCTCTATTTGTGCTCTTGCCTCATCAACTTAGATACCTAAAGAATATTGCCTAAATGTAGGCTAGCTACATAGTTCACTGGGTTGGATGGCACGTGCCCACCAATctatcccataggaaaattgccaacaGCTtgtgccccaccaatcaatgtgcCCCACCAATCGCATAGATctgtggtttgaaagacaaaggtacagtctttATGCGATCTAAAAGAAATTCCATCCAAAcatatatggggtcaaaggtcaactttcattacacaCTGACCAACCCTCGAATTTTGGAAAATTGAGTTACGATAATTATTACCTACAAacatatcatatactgaaaacacaagCATATATTATTTGGTTCCAAAGTTGTGTGATATGTATTCTCTTATTTTAGTGTTTTTTACTGCTGTGTATGTATTTCAGCTGGAATAACATAAAACCTCGTTTACAAGCAAATAGAGttcttctgatgaaagctaaatgatTCCAGGcgacattatggagtttgagcaaataaattacagatccaagcatatacaaacaagtattattgtatgaCCAACCTATTGTATAAATTGCACTTGCTTCGTATTAACTACTccctatttcagaaaaatacagacaacaaattttgtggaataaaaaaatatgatcttgttttgccaaa from Amphiura filiformis unplaced genomic scaffold, Afil_fr2py scaffold_45, whole genome shotgun sequence includes the following:
- the LOC140144207 gene encoding uncharacterized protein isoform X2, producing the protein MPVAIGVIVLGMMFGMLLYVVKQRRRRRVVVVRTVQVPPQQRLRGFPGLPRNPIQFLAPRVHQGIAIPAQHERDDAPLLSAEPAPLLPTDSSTVPSVITTGAPPPYAEVAPQDGGQSVDEPPPPYPGP
- the LOC140144207 gene encoding uncharacterized protein isoform X1 — its product is MLVAMSVAIGIIVLGMMFGMLLYVVKQRRRRRVVVVRTVQVPPQQRLRGFPGLPRNPIQFLAPRVHQGIAIPAQHERDDAPLLSAEPAPLLPTDSSTVPSVITTGAPPPYAEVAPQDGGQSVDEPPPPYPGP